The Nitrospira sp. genome includes the window GCCCAGCACCAGTATGCTGAGCCCCCCGATAGTCCGCAGCTCTTCACTCGTGACGGACAATACACTGCCAAATAGGTAGCCATAGACCTCTGCGTTGTAGGTTTTCATCAGTCCGATGAAGAGAATCGCCAGCGCCATGGTGGTGGTGTAGAGAATCCCAATCGACACATCCAGCTTCATTCGGCCTTTTTCTTCCACCCAGCCGGTAATCCAGACCGTGGCCAAGCCAAAAATAATCGCAAGGAGCAGTGGTGGCCAACCCATCAGGTAGCCGAGCGCTACTCCTGCAAACGCGGCATGGGCGGTTCCCGCCCCGACGAATGCGAGCCCGCGCAATACCACAAACACGCCGATAACCGAACAGAGCCCTCCCACCATCGCCGCCGCAAGGAGGGAACGCTGCATGAAATCATAGGTAAACAGTTCAAGCATAGAAAGCAGGCGGTTCAATGACGGTGATGATAGTCCTCAACGATCACGAGATCTTTCTCGGTAATCACCAGATCCTTTCCGTAGACCTGTCGGAGGATGTCGGGTTTCAGCACTTCGGCAGGGAGACCGGCGGCAAACAGGCGGGTCTTGAGCAGCACGAGCCGGTCAACGTGCGGGCGAATCATATTGATATCGTGTGTGATCAAGAGCACGGTCAAGCCTAGTTCCTTATGCAG containing:
- a CDS encoding metal ABC transporter permease, whose product is MLELFTYDFMQRSLLAAAMVGGLCSVIGVFVVLRGLAFVGAGTAHAAFAGVALGYLMGWPPLLLAIIFGLATVWITGWVEEKGRMKLDVSIGILYTTTMALAILFIGLMKTYNAEVYGYLFGSVLSVTSEELRTIGGLSILVLGLILLFSKELYFIAFDQEMAEASGVPARKIFFLLLTLVALTVVISLKTVGAILVFAMILIPASTAYQLTHSLRTLTIYSILIGISTSVSGVLISAVWDIPSGPAIVLLATSIFFLAILFSPKRERPLAPAA